From the Polaribacter gangjinensis genome, the window TCTCTAAGACCACAAGGATTTAGAAATGTGATTGATTTGGATGTGGAAAAAATCCTTACAAAATTGAAAAATAGTAAAGAAGGATTTTTGTTATTGACAGATAAAAGTTCACCTGAATCTATTAAATTTCATTTAAACATGAGTAAAAAGGCATTTAAAAAAGCCGTTGGAAATCTTTACAAACAAAAATTGATTGTCTTAAAAGACGACCGAATTGAGTTGGTTTAATCCTATCCCCAACCATTTCCAAAGGAAATTGAGTGAAATTGATAAAAAACTGAAATATTTTTTATTATTTCTTCTAACTTTTAATATTGAATTTTAAATTTTGAAAATTTTTAATTCCCTCCAAGTCTTAAAATATTCTCATAAAAAGCATCTGCATTTGGGTCAGAAGGATCCATTTTTCCATATCCAATTTTATAATGTGTTATGGCTCTTTTTATGTTTTTTCCAGTTTCATAATATCTACCAATATAATAATCACCTAAATGCGAACTTGGATAGAGTTTTAAGATCATTTTGCCAAAATCTAACAATCGATCTCCATTTTCTTTTTCAATAATAATTTTTTCGATAGCATAAATATCT encodes:
- a CDS encoding DNA-binding protein, with the translated sequence MDLQVGDQVQLIIETETALGFIVLIDEEFEGLLYRNEIFAPIEEGMEVTGYIKNIREDGKIDVSLRPQGFRNVIDLDVEKILTKLKNSKEGFLLLTDKSSPESIKFHLNMSKKAFKKAVGNLYKQKLIVLKDDRIELV